One Fusobacterium ulcerans DNA segment encodes these proteins:
- a CDS encoding helix-turn-helix domain-containing protein codes for MKLFVKIQQLRKQNGMSQEKLAQLLGVSRQSVSKWESGQSLPEIDKIIQLSNIFEVTTDYLLKDVAEEKCIDILRKEKEKDVLAHHTSFMFKVGFTMFSVGVVAIAVFWILSIVYPTYRVMWDGTLLTGFSGFLILHEVTPVFIFFCVVGTIGLGMMLFEKKKEKVSV; via the coding sequence ATGAAACTGTTTGTAAAAATACAACAATTGAGGAAGCAGAATGGTATGTCACAGGAGAAGCTGGCACAGTTACTGGGAGTTTCAAGGCAGTCAGTTTCTAAATGGGAATCAGGACAGTCACTTCCAGAGATAGATAAAATAATACAGTTGAGTAATATTTTTGAAGTAACAACTGATTATTTATTAAAAGATGTAGCAGAAGAAAAATGTATTGATATATTGAGGAAAGAAAAGGAAAAAGATGTATTGGCACATCATACTAGTTTTATGTTTAAAGTTGGATTTACAATGTTTTCAGTTGGAGTGGTAGCTATAGCAGTATTTTGGATACTGTCTATAGTTTATCCTACATATAGAGTGATGTGGGATGGAACACTGTTGACTGGATTTTCTGGTTTTTTGATATTACATGAAGTAACTCCTGTTTTTATATTTTTTTGTGTAGTTGGAACAATAGGATTAGGAATGATGTTGTTTGAAAAGAAGAAAGAGAAAGTAAGTGTGTAG
- a CDS encoding penicillin-binding protein: protein MLRKLKALILFLNLIGVGVTIYYKMYMLTCFTVLLFFYFLYVFLKREEMETTNLFNKRALLSSNIILFCFMLIFFRLIQVQIFDNAMYVEKVNNQTMTINKNSGNRGSIYDANGKSLAFNKSIYDLIIDPSRIYEKPEILKAFEEIAKKSYIKINNKKFLNELDEGYKTKKKYKIIAKNLDEIEKAEIDEILKKYKLNTNEMFYRKNIERTYYKKDIYNDLVGLIGYTATSKDVKTGVFGIEKQYEKYLKEKTVERKNPYTRNRGIRIPTSKDEIRTNLNGRNVYMTIDNDLQFILNDEVKKKFESSKSDDAYGIIMDPNTGKILATAAYTRKRRALRNPVFQDQFEPGSTFKPIIVASALNEGLIKRNTKFDVKDGTIRKYNHTIKESSRSTKGILTTEEVLKKSSNVGMVLIGDTFTEKIYEDYLRSFGLYERTGIDFPAEIKPYTTPYRRWDKLKKSTMSFGQGIVMSPIQLATAFSAVINGGVLYKPYLVEKITDDNNIVIRRNLPTPVRQVISPEVSREMRDILESVVRDGTAKKGDVEGYRVGGKTGTAQLSTKGGYLKSDYLASFIGFFPADKPKYVVLVMFMKPKGETVFEKYGGATAAPVFGEIVRRITKNKNILSQDIAKISEIKNFESMKRNNEEVKVEMPDLTGLSPKDVIYIFKNADIDVRIKGKGLVESQKPKAGTSLEGVTSIEVQLK from the coding sequence GTGCTTAGAAAATTAAAGGCTCTTATTCTATTTTTGAATCTTATTGGGGTAGGAGTAACTATTTACTATAAAATGTATATGCTCACTTGTTTTACAGTTCTTTTATTTTTCTATTTTTTGTATGTTTTTCTGAAAAGAGAGGAGATGGAAACAACTAATCTTTTTAATAAAAGAGCACTCCTTTCATCAAATATAATATTATTCTGTTTTATGCTAATATTTTTTAGGCTGATACAGGTACAGATATTTGATAATGCTATGTATGTAGAAAAAGTAAATAATCAGACTATGACTATAAATAAAAATTCAGGAAATAGAGGAAGCATATATGATGCTAATGGGAAAAGTCTGGCTTTTAACAAAAGTATTTATGATTTGATAATAGATCCAAGCAGAATATATGAAAAACCAGAGATACTGAAAGCATTTGAAGAAATAGCAAAAAAATCATATATAAAAATAAATAATAAAAAGTTTTTAAATGAATTAGATGAGGGATACAAAACTAAAAAGAAATATAAGATTATAGCTAAAAATCTTGATGAGATAGAGAAAGCTGAAATTGATGAGATATTAAAAAAATATAAATTAAATACTAATGAGATGTTTTACAGAAAGAATATAGAAAGAACTTACTACAAGAAAGACATATATAATGATCTGGTAGGACTCATTGGTTATACTGCAACTTCAAAAGATGTAAAAACTGGTGTATTCGGAATAGAAAAACAGTATGAGAAGTATCTTAAAGAAAAAACTGTTGAAAGAAAAAATCCATATACTAGAAATAGAGGAATAAGAATACCTACCTCTAAAGATGAAATAAGAACAAATTTAAATGGAAGAAATGTTTATATGACAATAGACAATGATCTTCAATTTATACTTAATGATGAGGTAAAGAAAAAATTTGAATCATCAAAATCAGATGATGCTTATGGAATAATTATGGATCCAAATACTGGAAAAATACTGGCAACAGCAGCTTATACAAGAAAGAGAAGAGCATTAAGAAATCCAGTTTTTCAGGATCAATTTGAGCCAGGATCAACATTTAAACCTATTATAGTAGCTTCAGCTCTCAATGAAGGACTTATAAAAAGAAATACTAAATTTGATGTAAAAGATGGAACAATAAGAAAATATAACCATACAATAAAAGAAAGCAGCAGAAGTACTAAAGGAATACTAACAACAGAAGAAGTATTGAAAAAATCAAGTAATGTTGGAATGGTATTGATAGGAGATACATTTACTGAAAAAATTTATGAAGATTATTTAAGAAGCTTTGGACTGTATGAAAGAACAGGAATAGATTTCCCTGCTGAAATAAAACCATATACTACTCCATACAGAAGATGGGATAAACTTAAAAAAAGTACAATGTCTTTTGGACAGGGAATAGTAATGAGTCCAATACAGCTGGCAACAGCTTTTTCTGCTGTTATAAATGGAGGAGTTTTATACAAACCATATTTAGTAGAAAAAATAACAGATGACAATAATATTGTAATAAGAAGAAATCTTCCTACACCAGTGAGGCAGGTAATATCTCCAGAAGTATCAAGGGAAATGAGAGATATATTGGAAAGCGTAGTAAGAGATGGAACTGCTAAAAAAGGAGATGTAGAAGGATACAGAGTAGGAGGGAAAACTGGAACTGCACAGTTAAGTACAAAAGGGGGGTATCTGAAAAGTGACTATCTTGCTTCTTTTATAGGATTCTTCCCAGCAGATAAACCTAAATATGTTGTTCTTGTAATGTTTATGAAGCCTAAAGGGGAAACTGTATTTGAAAAATATGGAGGAGCAACTGCTGCTCCAGTATTTGGAGAAATTGTAAGGAGAATAACTAAAAATAAAAATATTTTGTCTCAGGATATTGCTAAAATCTCAGAGATTAAGAATTTTGAAAGTATGAAACGTAACAATGAAGAAGTAAAAGTAGAAATGCCTGATCTTACAGGATTAAGTCCTAAAGATGTAATTTATATATTTAAAAATGCAGATATAGATGTAAGAATTAAAGGAAAAGGTCTGGTAGAGAGCCAGAAACCAAAGGCAGGAACTTCTTTGGAAGGTGTGACTAGTATAGAGGTACAGTTGAAATAG
- a CDS encoding NAD-dependent epimerase/dehydratase family protein → MKKRCLVTGATGFVGSNLCKKLIEQDWNVTIICRKSSKLDNLEEIKNKINIFEYDNDLKNMIKFFKENKFEIVFHLASLFIAEHESKDVDNLLNSNIVFGTHLLEGMKESENKLLINTGTSWQHYNSEEYNPVDLYAATKEAFEKIIKYYVEAEGVRCITLKLFDTYGENDKRPKLINLLNKFVDEGKELEMSLGEQKLDLVHIDIVTDTFIKAYELLKSNEEIRNEVYGVSSGKQISLRGIVENFEKKTGKKLKINWGAKPYRKREVMGPIKTLKKI, encoded by the coding sequence ATGAAAAAAAGATGTCTGGTAACTGGAGCAACAGGGTTTGTTGGATCAAATCTTTGTAAAAAATTAATAGAACAAGATTGGAATGTAACAATAATATGTAGAAAAAGTTCAAAACTAGATAATTTAGAAGAAATAAAAAATAAAATAAATATATTTGAATATGACAATGATTTAAAAAATATGATTAAATTTTTTAAAGAAAATAAGTTTGAGATAGTATTTCATTTAGCTTCTTTATTTATAGCAGAGCATGAAAGTAAAGATGTAGATAATTTATTAAACAGCAATATAGTATTTGGAACTCATCTTTTAGAAGGAATGAAAGAAAGTGAAAATAAACTGTTAATAAATACAGGAACTTCATGGCAACATTATAACTCCGAAGAATATAATCCTGTAGATTTATATGCTGCTACAAAAGAAGCCTTTGAAAAGATAATAAAATATTATGTTGAAGCTGAAGGAGTTAGATGTATAACTTTAAAGTTATTTGATACATATGGAGAAAATGACAAAAGACCTAAACTTATTAACCTATTAAATAAATTTGTTGATGAAGGAAAAGAATTAGAGATGTCTTTAGGGGAACAAAAATTGGATTTGGTTCATATAGACATAGTGACAGATACTTTTATAAAGGCATATGAATTATTGAAAAGTAATGAAGAAATAAGGAATGAAGTTTATGGAGTATCATCAGGAAAACAGATTTCATTGAGAGGAATAGTAGAAAATTTTGAAAAAAAAACTGGAAAGAAATTGAAGATAAATTGGGGAGCAAAACCATATAGAAAGAGAGAAGTTATGGGGCCAATAAAAACTTTAAAAAAAATTTAA
- a CDS encoding acyltransferase: MVITIHVSGYYVNTYIEILNWKFTVGNIYDSISRISVPLFVMISGRYMLSIDKNMEYKFYYSKIYKKILIPMLIWSFIYFIFFYLIIVMKYINKVNIEDVYKPVKEWIIGQPSIHLWYLYMMLGIYLLVPKLIKVKNKIGEKKFFYFGIIFFILSLVITLLEIYLKESNFYYKNYKFYYLKYIWYFNQLKFIKYLGYFIMGYSLKRKVCNFKITIIISIIFLMLIIGGTEFIIRKNIFNETYLYDNNLPFVMFGSIFFYLAFSNLKKLKNNFGELPQHLFNIYLIHAMILQLINISIKREYNPIFYIPIVTLLTFIFSYIFSKFLEKCLKND; encoded by the coding sequence ATGGTTATAACTATACATGTTTCAGGATATTATGTCAATACATATATAGAAATTCTTAATTGGAAATTTACAGTGGGAAATATTTATGATTCAATTTCAAGAATTTCAGTTCCATTATTTGTGATGATAAGTGGAAGGTATATGTTGTCAATTGATAAAAATATGGAATATAAATTTTATTATTCTAAAATTTATAAAAAAATTTTAATTCCTATGCTTATTTGGAGTTTTATATATTTTATTTTTTTTTATTTAATTATTGTAATGAAATATATCAATAAAGTAAATATTGAAGATGTTTATAAACCAGTAAAAGAATGGATAATAGGGCAGCCATCAATTCATTTGTGGTACTTATATATGATGTTAGGTATATATTTATTGGTTCCAAAATTAATAAAAGTAAAAAACAAAATAGGAGAAAAAAAATTTTTTTATTTTGGAATTATTTTTTTTATACTAAGTTTAGTAATAACTTTATTAGAAATATATTTAAAAGAAAGTAATTTTTATTATAAAAATTATAAATTTTATTATTTGAAATATATATGGTATTTTAATCAATTAAAATTTATAAAATATTTAGGTTATTTTATAATGGGATATTCTTTAAAAAGAAAAGTATGTAATTTTAAAATAACAATTATAATTTCTATTATATTTTTAATGTTAATTATTGGAGGAACAGAATTTATAATTAGAAAAAATATCTTTAATGAAACATATCTATATGATAATAATTTGCCTTTTGTTATGTTTGGATCTATATTTTTTTATTTAGCTTTTTCTAATTTGAAAAAATTAAAAAATAATTTTGGAGAGTTGCCACAACATTTATTTAACATATATTTAATTCATGCAATGATCTTGCAATTAATAAATATAAGCATAAAAAGGGAATATAATCCAATATTTTACATTCCAATTGTTACTTTATTAACTTTTATATTTTCATATATATTTTCTAAATTTTTAGAGAAATGTTTAAAAAATGATTAA
- a CDS encoding DUF4026 domain-containing protein, producing the protein MAAKGIIEKELSYIMGIPNSPEDIGTYDDLIKRLEENREFRVKVLKNDTEKFLRVDYKDEQYIVQILIEEFEVPELFTVAHQINETDYNKIMESQLGITTIMEFGESNIDSYHLQLKLISAMMPNLLGIMDFSSQKLLSGRWATMAAESYIQPAPEYIYTIQAINDEDGSVWLHTHGLRRCGSLELEIMGSDTESYQEHGTVIQMIAKNIVTNRYLEEEKEPFYIGEGIVGTWVALEEVLDSYPPESLGGSAGRDEEHGETAVIYVYLTEDDYKKGKYTHISAANETMQNNPVYFISDEETARMKGLALERWEYFADAVTNPENNGLIKFGILVDEQYRTEGDANLEHLWFHIEGIDGDNIRGTLINQPYYIANLNEEDKMTINKSELTDWIIYTPFAEITPDKVYLLDERKKYFN; encoded by the coding sequence ATGGCTGCTAAGGGAATTATTGAAAAAGAATTGTCATATATAATGGGAATACCAAATTCACCAGAAGATATAGGAACATATGATGATTTAATTAAGAGACTGGAAGAAAATAGAGAATTCAGAGTAAAAGTTTTAAAAAATGATACAGAAAAATTTTTGAGAGTGGACTATAAAGATGAGCAGTATATTGTCCAAATATTAATAGAAGAATTTGAAGTACCAGAACTTTTTACAGTGGCACATCAGATCAATGAAACAGATTATAATAAAATAATGGAAAGTCAACTTGGAATAACAACTATTATGGAATTTGGAGAATCAAATATTGATTCTTATCATCTTCAATTAAAATTAATATCAGCTATGATGCCAAATCTTTTAGGAATAATGGATTTTTCTTCACAAAAATTATTATCTGGCAGATGGGCAACAATGGCAGCAGAAAGCTATATTCAACCAGCACCTGAATATATTTATACTATCCAAGCTATAAATGATGAAGATGGAAGTGTATGGCTTCATACTCATGGACTTAGAAGATGTGGTTCATTGGAGCTTGAAATAATGGGATCAGATACTGAAAGTTATCAGGAACATGGAACAGTAATTCAAATGATTGCAAAGAATATAGTCACTAACAGATATCTTGAAGAAGAGAAAGAGCCTTTCTATATAGGAGAGGGGATAGTAGGGACATGGGTAGCTTTAGAAGAGGTATTAGACAGCTATCCTCCAGAGAGTCTGGGTGGAAGTGCTGGAAGAGATGAGGAACATGGAGAAACAGCTGTAATATATGTTTACTTGACAGAGGATGATTACAAAAAGGGAAAATATACACATATATCAGCAGCAAATGAGACTATGCAGAACAATCCAGTATATTTCATTTCTGATGAAGAAACAGCAAGAATGAAAGGATTAGCACTAGAAAGATGGGAATACTTTGCTGATGCTGTTACTAATCCAGAAAATAATGGACTGATAAAATTTGGAATACTAGTGGATGAACAGTATAGAACAGAGGGAGATGCTAATTTAGAGCATTTGTGGTTCCACATAGAGGGAATAGATGGAGATAATATAAGGGGAACTCTTATTAATCAGCCATATTATATAGCAAACCTTAATGAAGAAGATAAAATGACAATCAATAAGTCAGAGCTTACAGACTGGATAATATATACACCATTTGCAGAGATAACTCCTGATAAAGTGTATCTGCTGGATGAAAGAAAAAAATATTTTAATTAA
- a CDS encoding DUF4241 domain-containing protein, with product MKEILKPYYNLDEVFESEKFKIINIGELNVTSGKIICCDPLVSLVNGEGEAFVEEIPTGKYPVTLAVLDDEEWGIRYMGARLNVSNEKAEYYQLALQKNDDISELSRENKEFFGFFVDAGMGCFADTEAAKLTAEFTKKMEEDSDFDNIYDDYFASLLGESYKKYPDYQRDCGDFLNWTIPETDKNVVIFASGWGDGVYPCYWGYDKTGKICSLTISFIEPSELEESDEDEDNEE from the coding sequence ATGAAAGAAATATTGAAACCATATTATAACTTAGATGAAGTATTTGAAAGTGAAAAATTTAAGATAATAAACATAGGAGAATTAAATGTAACATCTGGAAAAATAATATGCTGTGATCCTCTAGTAAGTTTAGTAAATGGTGAAGGAGAAGCTTTTGTGGAAGAGATTCCTACTGGAAAATATCCTGTAACTTTAGCAGTACTAGATGATGAAGAGTGGGGAATCAGATATATGGGAGCAAGGCTTAATGTGTCTAATGAGAAAGCTGAGTATTATCAATTAGCTCTTCAGAAAAATGATGATATTTCAGAGTTAAGCAGAGAAAATAAAGAATTTTTTGGATTTTTTGTAGATGCTGGAATGGGGTGCTTTGCAGATACAGAAGCAGCAAAATTAACAGCAGAATTTACAAAGAAAATGGAAGAAGATTCAGATTTTGATAATATATATGATGATTATTTTGCTTCTTTGTTAGGAGAGAGTTACAAAAAATATCCAGATTATCAAAGAGATTGTGGAGATTTTTTAAATTGGACTATTCCTGAAACAGATAAAAATGTTGTCATATTTGCTAGTGGATGGGGAGATGGAGTGTATCCTTGCTATTGGGGATATGATAAAACTGGAAAAATATGTTCTCTTACAATAAGTTTTATAGAGCCTAGTGAATTAGAAGAAAGTGATGAAGATGAGGATAATGAAGAATAA
- a CDS encoding glycosyltransferase family 2 protein: MEENFFEYKDNFAKYKHIKSNLLVGETENIPNPKITIAIPTYKRYYLIKDALNSAINQVEFKNYEVIVVDNEASQEENETEKLIKQYNNPKILYYKNEENIGMFGNWNRCVELARGEYVTILNDDDWLNKNFLYEIMRNIKKDNAISVVSKIYDYRKKENNNYKKNIIKKILKKIYKMICSIKKIKQYNILDFFYMQLVQGTLGTVYIKKYFVELGGFNEEYYPTSDYIFQANFFYKYGIKLLNKELAYYRIQQNESFKREIGEKWILQLENFREFLVKNFIKDKKYYKKSIVFTEIYKNKLEFWDMNFKYNLNENKIEVFKIKLRNYYRNIFA; this comes from the coding sequence ATGGAAGAAAATTTTTTTGAATACAAAGATAACTTTGCAAAATATAAACATATAAAATCGAATTTGCTGGTAGGGGAAACAGAGAATATTCCAAATCCTAAAATAACTATAGCAATTCCAACTTATAAGAGATATTATTTAATAAAAGATGCTTTAAATAGTGCAATAAATCAAGTTGAGTTTAAAAACTATGAAGTTATAGTAGTTGATAATGAAGCGTCACAAGAGGAAAATGAAACTGAAAAATTAATAAAACAATATAATAATCCTAAGATACTATATTACAAAAATGAAGAAAATATAGGAATGTTTGGAAATTGGAATAGATGCGTAGAGTTAGCTAGAGGAGAATATGTTACAATATTAAATGATGATGATTGGTTAAATAAAAATTTTTTATATGAAATAATGAGAAATATAAAAAAAGATAATGCAATATCTGTAGTTTCAAAAATTTATGATTATAGAAAAAAAGAGAATAATAATTATAAAAAAAATATTATAAAAAAAATATTAAAGAAAATATATAAAATGATTTGTTCTATAAAAAAGATAAAACAATATAATATTTTAGACTTTTTTTATATGCAATTAGTTCAAGGAACTTTAGGAACAGTATATATTAAAAAATATTTTGTTGAATTAGGGGGATTTAATGAAGAGTATTATCCCACTTCAGATTATATATTTCAGGCTAATTTTTTTTATAAATATGGAATAAAATTATTAAACAAAGAATTGGCCTATTATAGGATTCAGCAAAATGAAAGTTTTAAAAGAGAAATTGGAGAAAAGTGGATACTTCAATTAGAAAATTTCAGAGAATTTTTAGTAAAAAATTTTATAAAAGATAAAAAATACTATAAAAAAAGTATAGTTTTTACAGAAATTTATAAAAATAAATTAGAATTTTGGGATATGAATTTTAAATACAATTTAAATGAAAATAAGATAGAAGTTTTTAAAATAAAATTAAGAAACTATTACAGAAATATTTTTGCTTAA
- the wzx gene encoding O-unit flippase-like protein, with translation MEIKVTKNDIFWSYAAQLLNIGAGVFILPIILKKLSSAELGIWYIFLAIASLMALLDFGFLPTIQRNISYVFSGVEELLEQGISEKKSSGINYKLLKDIIETSKTIYRRISIIILILLSTLGSIYINSLIKELDNSKYIMIAWYLYIFSLIINFYYYYFNALLRGKGMIADANKITIFSRLAFVLFSFLGLYFNLGLIGISLGNLASVIVIRILSSKKFFTKELKEELKNIDSKINKKLFKIIFHNANKLGLVSLGGFLIVKSNILIASKYLSLDIVAQYGLSLQLFTILSSIATTLLTVFIPKIVQNRIKENEEEIKEIYSMCFVLNIFIFISGIISIVYVAPYFISILGSNTKLLNSNQMLFIGGYLLLEMIHSNAATFITTSNRIPFVSSSILSGIAMVLISLFLINFTDLGLWSLLISQAIVQLMYNNWKWPLEVNKELKINFFELWEIGIKKIVRILKGERI, from the coding sequence TTGGAAATAAAAGTGACAAAAAATGATATTTTTTGGAGTTATGCAGCCCAATTATTAAATATTGGAGCAGGAGTGTTTATTCTTCCAATAATATTAAAAAAGTTGTCTTCAGCTGAGTTGGGAATATGGTATATTTTCTTAGCTATAGCAAGCTTGATGGCCTTATTAGATTTTGGTTTTTTACCAACAATTCAAAGGAATATATCTTATGTTTTTAGTGGAGTAGAAGAATTATTAGAACAAGGAATATCAGAGAAAAAAAGCAGTGGAATAAATTATAAACTTTTAAAAGATATAATAGAAACTAGTAAAACTATTTATAGAAGAATTTCTATTATAATATTAATATTACTAAGTACTTTGGGTTCTATTTATATTAATTCTTTAATTAAAGAATTGGATAATTCTAAATATATTATGATAGCTTGGTATCTTTATATTTTTTCTCTAATCATAAATTTTTATTATTATTATTTTAATGCATTGCTTAGAGGTAAAGGGATGATAGCAGATGCTAATAAAATAACAATATTTTCAAGATTAGCATTTGTATTATTTTCTTTTTTAGGATTATATTTTAATTTAGGACTTATAGGGATATCTTTAGGAAATTTAGCTTCTGTAATAGTAATAAGAATTTTATCTTCTAAAAAATTTTTTACAAAAGAACTTAAAGAAGAATTAAAAAATATAGACTCAAAAATAAATAAAAAATTATTCAAGATAATTTTTCATAATGCTAATAAATTGGGATTGGTATCTTTAGGAGGATTTTTAATAGTAAAAAGTAATATTTTAATTGCTTCGAAATATTTATCATTGGATATTGTTGCTCAATATGGACTATCATTACAGTTATTTACTATATTAAGTTCTATAGCAACTACATTATTAACAGTATTTATTCCTAAAATTGTTCAAAATAGAATAAAAGAAAATGAAGAAGAAATAAAAGAAATATATTCAATGTGCTTTGTATTAAATATTTTTATTTTTATTTCAGGGATAATATCAATAGTATATGTAGCTCCATATTTTATATCAATTTTAGGAAGTAATACAAAATTGCTTAATAGTAATCAAATGCTATTCATAGGAGGTTATTTATTATTAGAGATGATACATTCAAATGCAGCTACTTTTATAACTACAAGTAATAGAATTCCCTTTGTAAGTTCTTCTATTCTATCAGGAATAGCAATGGTATTGATTTCTTTGTTTTTAATAAACTTTACAGATTTAGGATTATGGAGTTTGTTGATTTCACAAGCCATAGTCCAATTAATGTATAATAACTGGAAATGGCCTTTAGAAGTTAATAAAGAACTAAAAATAAATTTTTTTGAGTTATGGGAAATTGGAATAAAAAAAATAGTAAGAATTTTAAAGGGAGAGAGGATATAA